One window from the genome of Gopherus evgoodei ecotype Sinaloan lineage chromosome 2, rGopEvg1_v1.p, whole genome shotgun sequence encodes:
- the CCM2 gene encoding cerebral cavernous malformations 2 protein isoform X6 has product MENEPGIVSPFKRVFLKGEKGRDKKAQEKVTERRPLHTVLLSLPDRVEPDILLNDYIEKEVKYLGQLTSIPGYLNPSSRTEILHLIDNAKRAHQLPGQLTQEHDAVISLSAYNVKLVWRDGEDIILRVPIHDIASVSYIRDDSSHLVVLKTAQDPGISPSQSLCAESSKALTSGSLSESGVVPVEACCLVVLATENKVTAEELCSLLSQVFQIVYTESTIDFLDRAIFDGASTPTRHMSLHSDDSSTKVDIKESYETEASTFSFPESSDTGGNSPSSFSTPQSPHVKTVSESELSTTATELLQDYMMTLRTKLSSQEIQQFAMLLHEYRNGASIHEFCINLRQLYGDSRKFLLLGLRPFIPEKDSQHFENFLETIGVKDGRGIITDSFGRYRRTLSTTSNSTSNGNGAAGSSDDQSAPSEGDEWDRMISDISNDIEALGCSMDQDSS; this is encoded by the exons CCTGGAATAGTGTCCCCTTTCAAACGTGTCTTCCTGAAAGGCGAAAAGGGTCGGGATAAAAAGGCCCAGGAAAAGGTTACGGAAAGACGACCTCTTCATACAGTACTGCTGTCCTTGCCTGATCGAGTTGAACCAGACATATTGTTGAATGACTACATTGAAAAGGAAGTCAAG TATTTAGGCCAACTAACATCCATCCCAGGGTACCTGAATCCCTCCAGTCGTACTGAAATATTGCATTTAATAGACAATGCAAAG AGGGCACATCAGCTTCCAGGGCAGCTGACCCAGGAACATGATGCTGTGATTAGTCTGTCTGCCTACAACGTCAAGCTGGTGTGGCGGGATGGAGAGGATATCATACTCAGGGTCCCCATCCATGACATCGCATCTGTGTCATACATCCGCGATGACTCCTCACACCTGGTAGTGCTGAAAACAG CTCAGGACCCTGGGATTTCCCCAAGCCAGAGTCTTTGTGCAGAAAGCTCCAAAGCACTTACTTCAGGATCGTTGTCTGAGAGTGGAGTGGTACCTGTCGAAGCTTGTTGTTTGGTGGTCCTGGCTACAGAGAACAAA GTAACTGCAGAGGAACTCTGCTCACTTCTCAGCCAAGTCTTCCAGATTGTTTACACTGAGTCCACAATAGACTTCTTAGATAGAGCAATATTTGATGGGGCCTCCACACCAACGCGCCATATGTCCCTACACAGTG ATGATTCTTCAACAAAAGTGGACATTAAAGAATCTTACGAAACAGAAGCAAGCACTTT CTCCTTTCCGGAATCCTCGGATACAGGCGGCAACTCGCCTTCTTCCTTCTCGACGCCTCAGTCTCCACACGTTAAGACGGTCAGTGAAAGTGAGCTGAGCACCACAGCAACGGAGCTGCTCCAGGACTACATGATGACG CTAAGAACCAAACTCTCTTCCCAAGAGATCCAGCAGTTTGCAATGCTCCTGCATGAATATCGCAATGGGGCTTCAATACACGAATTCTGCATCAACCTGAGACAGCTCTATGGGGACAGTAGGAAATTCCTGTTACTAG GCCTTAGACCGTTCATTCCTGAAAAGGACAGCCAACACTTTGAGAACTTCCTAGAAACCATCGGGGTGAAGGATGGCCGGGGAATTATCACAGACAGTTTCGGGAGGTACAGACGGACTCTGAGCACTACCTCCAATTCAACGAGCAATGGGAATGGAGCTGCGGGGAGCTCGGATGACCAGTCTGCCCCTTCCGAGGGAGACGAGTGGGACCGAATGATCTCTGACATAAGCAACGACATTGAAGCTCTTGGCTGCAGCATGGACCAGGATTCATCATGA